The DNA window GCATGGACGGcctgatgtgttgtgttgtggaggGTTCTCAGATCTAATTATTACTTTCCCTTGTAAGAGATGAGCAGTGTCTCTTCCAATATGTCTCATATCAAGACGACTCAACACAATTGAAACCTTTGAAGGGAACTACAGTGGAGTGACTTTCAAAATGTTAAAGTGACTGCTAGgatggggaaggggggggggagtaaaagcagaaaaaagtgCACTTAACGTCTCAAAGAGTAAAGATCGTCCTACATACAAACTTTAACAGCTGGGAAAATACAGGTACATTCAATATCAAAGATCTATAAGGTGCTATCCTACAATGTTTCCTGGAGGTACAGGAGGTCACTGCATCTCTGAGCAGAAATGCTTCAATAGGGGCGGCCTACAATATGCTGGTCAAGCAAACACTTGTGAATCAAGGGTTTTGTCTTTCCATtattcttaaaatgtttttttttcttccctcacaAGGACAACCAAGCAAAGGACAGCAGAGTAAACCTTTGTAAAGGTGAGTTGAGGGAATGTTTGATTGTTAAAATAGCTGTTTTTTATGTCTGTTGTTAATGTTTaaggtgatgtgtgtgtgtgtgtgtgtgtgtgtgtgtgtgtgtgtgtgtgtgtgtgtgtgtgtgtgtgtgtgtgtgtgtgtgtttacaattCATTTCTTCTCAGGAAGGAACGTTAATGTTCCTCCCAGTCACCCTAAAGTTTTGGATGAGGTACTGTAGGCATTACACTTCCAGGAGCACTTCTTTTATAGGCCCGTTTAGTGTACATTTACATGTTAGCGGAGCAGACTATCTTTCGGGTAATAATATTTACAGTCAGAGTGAGCCAAGTTGTTATTATAATGATCTTGGCAGAGGTCAGTTGCAACTTCATATACATCCAAAGAGACTCACTGATTGGGATATTGCGCACTGTTGCGGTactcaaagttttttttttttctttttttggcaccAACGCTGCCATGTCAAAATATTTTATCAAAGAGGATAAAAAACTAACTCCAGCACAACACAGCCGTGTAGTGTCAATCATTGTCGATGATCATTCAGATTGTTTAGTTATAGCATAAGTGCAAAAGGCACACGCTGTCACAACTGCCCCCTGTTTTCGCCAAGATATTATACACGAGAAATTCATCTGTCAAAGCCCTAgcctaattaaaaaacaaaaataaaatgaaaatacacaaaactcaAAGCACAGAAAGGCGACGCAGACTTATTAGCTCGTCTGACAAGCTGCAAACTGGTCGTGTGGGCTGCTCTTGCTCTCCTGGGACGCGTCACCCACGTCATCTTCTCCTTCGTCACTTGCGGGACTTTCCTCGCGCTCCTCAGGTGAGGCCTCGTCGTCCTCGTGTGACCCGTCGTTGTCTAGAGAGAGcgagtccttggcctgagaaGATGCTCCAAAGTGCGCAGACAGGCCGGGGAAGGCGGCAGCGGCAGCCGCGGCGGCCGCTGCTGACGCGTGCGCGGGATATAGCCAGGGGAAAGGGGACGCGAGCGCTGCTGCGGCGGGGTACATGTACTTttcaatgttgtttttatcaaaaaGGGGCATATAAGACGCCGCGGCTGAGGGGTTGATGAAGTAGAAAGGCATGCAAATTGGTGTCTGTTGTCCCACATTGCTTATTCCCATCAGAGAGTTCATAAACGCCACATCGGGCCTGGAGGGGTCTGCGCTCCCCAAACCGTTCCCAGGCCAGTTCATCTTTGGTTTCTTGGCAACCCGCTCATCTCCAAACTCTTGCTTGATCTTCACCGCCTTGGGTCCCTGCGCCTTGTTGCGCTCGCATTCTTTCTCTTTGCCGTCGCTCTTTTCTGCCTCGCCCCCGTATCCACTGTCCGTGTCAGTGTCATTCTCGTTGAGCTCCCCGCCTTGGGTCCTCTGGATGACCGGGACGCAGTTGGCTTGGCTGTCGGATTTCTGCCCGTCCTGTGCGTCCCCGGCGGGTAGCTGGTGCTGGAGGGGCGTCGCGCCGGGCTGGAATTGCGCCAACACCTTGTGAAGGTGGTTGATGAGCTGCGCGCACCTCTGCTCTCGTGCCGTCCAGTTCTCAAACTGACTCAGGTACTGCAGGACCTCTTTGGCACAGGCCTGGAACCCGGAGTGAAACGCGTCCAGATCAGCGTGAATGGAAGGCTTCATCGACCGGTCCCCTGCGAAGCAACGAGTTCAGAGAGTAACAGATCATTGCTCTGCGCATCACAACCAGTGACAAGACAAAGTGAGCGCCTGTAGACAGCACGTTTGCGTGTCTGCATACCGACAGAGAACAGATCGTCTTTGAACTTTATCAAGCATTCTCATAATTCACATTGCTCCATGTCGCCAGTTACTTGTTCGTTACAGTCATGTAGATTTTCTGTCTAATAAAGTTTGGTAGAACTAAATCAGTTAATcagtgaaaaactgaaaaattatcGACAAGCACGTTTTCTTCCAAAACTTGTATATCAAcgttttatttcttcatcttACCATTCTGCAAAGCGATGATCTTCTGGTGCTGCTGCTCAGTGACAGCAGTCAGGGCGTTTAAATGTTTCAATGTCAACTCCAGGACCACCGCTTTCTCCAAATGCCCGAGCgtctgaggagaaaaaacatGGGTTCCGTTGACCGTTTGCGAAACCAGCGTCAAGTAAACGACTTCAGTAAAAGCGCGTAAAATCTCTGAATAGTGCCGTGACCTCACCGAGAGCTTGAGGTGTTCGGGTAACAAATCCTTTAGCTGCCCGATACATTCATTGATTCtgtctctccttttcttctctatCAACCGGTGTGGTAACTTGTATGCGTCCTGGTGGcaaaagaaatacacagaaatgcATGAATTTACTGTTttaagatggaaataaatcaaatcgGGGTTAAGTTTAATACGCGTAAAAATGTTGGTTAatccaagcaaaaaaaaaaaaaaaaaaaaaaatattacgtTTCCTATAAAAAACTTACCTTTCCACCATCCTCTCGTTTTATTCCTCTTTTAGATTTGCACATGTAGAGAGAGGGGTAATCCACCCTAAAGTAAAGAGGAAAGTGTCCGATTATTCACTAGGCTGTCCAGGCAGTTTGCTAGTTTGACAGAGTTTGCCAAAAGCGGCATGCACTCACCCCAAGAAATCTGCGTGCTCCATGAACTGCCTGTCCTGTAAATGCGGTATTCTTTCATCCATCACTTGTCCGCTGCTGGTTATCCGCTCCGGAGCTTCTTTGGGGAATGTTTGTTATTCCTCGATCCACACGCGAACGGCTGAGGGAGATGGCGCACGCTGCGTGTCCTCCAGTGGAGCTGCGCTTCAGACTGATGTCTATAGTTCCCTGAGCTGCCGCTTTGCAAAGCCGTCGGCTCTGTGGTTAGAGCGCACGCGCGCCTCCGCTCGGGAACGGCTTCCGACTCACGTGTAGGCTGCACCAGCACAAAGTCCGGTAATTAGACCTTGTCTGTATTATAACAGCGATCGCTGCTGTTCCTATAGCGATCTAGTCCAGACCGTTTTGACCTGGTTGCTGAAACGTGATTCATGCGCAACGAAGGTAGAAGAGGCACACGAGCGAGGAGACACAGAATATTAATCCTCAGAAGCAGCAGTTCACTAACAGCGGCGGTTTTATTTGCATCTCACACTAGCCTCACCAAAACTTACTGGAGGGGCTGTTTTGTGACGGGACAGGTGTGTCCTCGCGTGACATTCCACATTCACAGCAACAAGGGGCACGCACCTCCACCCCTCTTATCTGCCACGATAATGTTTATTTGTGCAGTGTTAAGCCTGAAACTAACAAATTGTCACTCCCGAATCCGAAATCGACGCGCAGTCAAATCTTCGGCGTAAACAGAGAGGGTTGCCGCGGAGTAAACACGGAGCGTAAACATGGGAGCGACATCTGTCAAGTATATAAAGTGCGCCTGCCCGTGCAGTCTGTCACAAGGTAACCTACTCTCACAGCAGCCGTCCAAAGCTGCGTTGTCAGTAACCATGGCACCGGCCCAGCTGTGTGCTCAAACACGTGCGTCGTGGTTCGGGGCATTGGGAACGCTCTCCCACCTTCatctgggtgttttttttatttttgctattatttatttatttattatttcatttagagtgacttttcatttgtctgacgtgctaaaaaaaagaaagaaataaaaaaaaccctgctaTCTAAACAATGAATCACGTTTTCCAAAAATAATCACCAAAGTCAATTAATTAGTTTGATTACTCCACCACAGTGATACCAGTATCAAACACCCAGAACTTTCCATTACAAATATGCTATTACTACAGATACTACAAATTACAAAAGTTTTATATGTTGGCTCCAGACAACTAATGAGCTCCTAAGTGGCACCTGCTCCCCTCTTGTGAAAAGTGAACTGctccaaaacactaaaatctgAGCCCCTGTAATGCCCTCATATGCCTCATGATCACATTACTCCTTCCTGTGAGTCATGTGACTTTTTCTGGCTGGCAGCATATGGCTCTCTTGTGTAACAGTGCTGACAAAGAAAGATCCAGTCACTTCGACTCTCTAATGAAGTGTGACCTCCTCTGCGCTGGTTTTTCATTAACTCATACCTGCTGATTCTGTACTTTCCCTTTCTTGTCTTAAATGTGACAACAAGAGAAATGACCTCGTTGTCGTGTGTTGGAATCCCCCCTCGCGTCTTCCTGCCTCCCTTCCCTCCACTTCCTTTCCTCCTCAGTATGCTGCCTGCTCTATATGTGGCACTGGAGCCGCTTTAGGAATCCagtccaaatgttttccatatTAGTTCAGAGCCTTCTCTGTTTCCAAATAGCAGCCGAGCTGGGCTCACGGCGAGGGAGGGGAAGCGAGAGGGGAGAGCGAAGCAGACGGCAGACAGGCTCACCCAACCCAAACACTGCAACAGTGAAAAGTCGTGAGGACAGGCAGGGAAAAAGAGTgtggagacaggaggagaaatggGACAGGGGCAGAAAGGTTCCTCAGACAAGAAGGAGGGCGAAAAGAAGAGAGATGACAGCCCAGCGCCGGAGGACGGCCATAAGTGCAGAGTCTGCCGCTTCCCTCTGCTTGTTGCCCTGCTCCAGCTGCTGTTGGGGGTGGC is part of the Mugil cephalus isolate CIBA_MC_2020 chromosome 10, CIBA_Mcephalus_1.1, whole genome shotgun sequence genome and encodes:
- the bhlhe41 gene encoding class E basic helix-loop-helix protein 41, with amino-acid sequence MDERIPHLQDRQFMEHADFLGVDYPSLYMCKSKRGIKREDGGKDAYKLPHRLIEKKRRDRINECIGQLKDLLPEHLKLSTLGHLEKAVVLELTLKHLNALTAVTEQQHQKIIALQNGDRSMKPSIHADLDAFHSGFQACAKEVLQYLSQFENWTAREQRCAQLINHLHKVLAQFQPGATPLQHQLPAGDAQDGQKSDSQANCVPVIQRTQGGELNENDTDTDSGYGGEAEKSDGKEKECERNKAQGPKAVKIKQEFGDERVAKKPKMNWPGNGLGSADPSRPDVAFMNSLMGISNVGQQTPICMPFYFINPSAAASYMPLFDKNNIEKYMYPAAAALASPFPWLYPAHASAAAAAAAAAAFPGLSAHFGASSQAKDSLSLDNDGSHEDDEASPEEREESPASDEGEDDVGDASQESKSSPHDQFAACQTS